TAATGCCCGTTAGCACAATATTCAATAACGCTAAAGGCAGCATGATTTTCCAGCACATGTTCATCAATTGATCGGGCCTTACATGCGGATAAGTCGCTCTAACCCACATGGATAAAAAGACAAAAAAGCCCGCTTTAATCAAAATCGCTATGCCCCCAGGGATAAAGCCCCATGCGTTAAACCCGCCAAAAAACACAATAGAAATCACAAAAGAAAAAGCGAACAAATGCGCGTATTCCGCTAAAAAGAACATGCCCCATTTCAAGCCGCTGTATTCGGTGCAATACCCCGCCACGATCTCGGCTTCATGCTCTAACAAGTCAAAGGGGGTTCGATTCAATTCAGCGTAGCTTGCGATCAAAAACAAAACAAACGCTAGAGGCTGCTTAAACACAAGCCAGTCTAAAAACCCACCGCTTTGGTAATGATTGATTTCCACTAAAGAGAGCGATCCTACCACCATTAGGGGGGCTAGAATGGTTAAGGTGCTGACCACTTCAAAGCTGAGCAGTTGGATTGTCGCTCTTGCGGAGCCAATTAAAGAGTATTTGTTATTGGAGGCAAGCCCGGCTAAAATAGGCGCATAAATCCCTGCCGAACCCACAGCTAAGAAAAACAAAAAGCCAATGTTGATGTCAGAAATAAGGGGCTTGATCTCATAGCCAAACAGAGTGAAATTAGGGAAAAAGGGGATAGGTGCCATGGATACAAACGCGCTCACCATCGCAATAATGGGCGCTAGCGTGAAAATGAATTTGTTCGCGCCTTGGGGGATAATGTCTTCTTTAGTGAAAAGCTTAATGCCGTCTGCTGCGACTTGCAAAAGCCCAAAAGGCCCCACATAACAAGGCCCTAAACGGCGTTGGAAATAGGCTAACACTTTCCTTTCAATATAAGTGGCAAAGCCTCCTAAAGCCGAAAAAACAGCGACTAAAATCAAAATTTTAATCAAGGTTTCAATGATATAAGCGCTCATGCTTGCTCCTTTAAATCCACGCTATCAAACACGCCCTCTCTAAAAAAGCCAGAATGGTTTTTCAAAAGAGAAGGCGAGATGACAAACACTTCCTGATCCAAGCTTTCATCAAGATACAAAACGCCTGTTAATTCCTCTTCTTCTTTAAATAAAGTGATGTTTTGCCCCACTTCTTTATCCAATTTTTTTAAGAAAGCTTTAGACACGTAGACACCGGCCTTTAATTGCAAATTCTCGCTTTTATTAGTAGCGTTATTGAATTGCGTTTCTGGGTATTTTAAATACGCGTTGAAAGCGATTTTTTCTTTTAAAGGCTTGATGGGCTCGCATTCTATGGTTTCGCATTCTTTAGCGCTGTTTTCAAAATGGCTTGTTCCTAGCAGATAGCCTCTGTGATTGACTCTGTCGTTAGTGAAATAGTTGGTTAAATGATCAAATTCTATGGCTTTAAAGCCCGCTTCTGTAGGGAGTTTGTGGGTGCATTCTGTGAGATTTTCTTCCACAAAGCCAAAGCCTTGCACAATATCGCTCAAATCATAGCCTTCAAATCTCAAAGCCGGTTTTAAGGGCAACACACGCCCTTCAACATTAGTGATCGTGCCTTCTAGTTGGTTGAGACTGGGCAAAATGAAATCCACTTTGCTGAGAGCGTCTTTCCCAAAAACCCTATCGTCGCTATTGATAGTGAAATCCCCTTGAGCGCGAATGCCTACGATTTTTTCATGTTCAAAAATTTCTTCGCTCAATTGACAAATAGAAGCGATGCCTAAAGCGTTCGCGCTTGGAGGGATAAGAATGAGTTTAATAGCGCTTTTTTGGGCTAACAAACGCAGCATTTTAGCGATGTTATGGGCTTGTTTATGGCTATAAATTTCTTCGCCAACCACCAGCAAGGTGTTATTTGATTTTTGTAAAAGAGCGAGAATTTTTTCATAAGTTTCTAAATTGATGCCCGCTTCTTCAAGCAACAAATAAGTGGTTTTGGTAGGGACTTCAATTTTTTCTTCTTTAACCTCTGTCTTGTTTTCTGTTTGATTTTCTTCTTTTGGGGCAGTCGCTTCTGTTTTACTCTCTTCTTTGTTTTCTTTTGGAGCAACTGCCTCTTCTTTGTTTTCTTCTTTGTTTTCTCCAATACTGCACCCTTGTTCGGCTTGTTCTAAAGCTTTTTTTCGCTCTTCTTCTAAGGCTTTAAGAGCCGCTTCATCTACAATGCTTTGTTTGGAATCTTCTAAGCTTTTTAGAGCCGCGCTTTCAATGTTAAGCATTTTTAAAAGCATGCCTAAAAGGATTTCTTCAGCCCCCACTTCATGGGTGATGCAAAAAGAGCTTCGGCACAAATTCGCT
This DNA window, taken from Helicobacter pylori, encodes the following:
- a CDS encoding NADH-quinone oxidoreductase subunit G; protein product: MITMNINGKTIECQEGQSVLEAARSAGIYIPTICYLSGCSPTVACKMCMVEMDGKRVYSCNTKAKNNATILTNTPTLMDERKSIMQTYDVNHPLECGVCDKSGECELQDMTHLTGVEHQPYAVADDFKALDSWAKALYDPNLCIMCERCVTTCKDNVGENNLKATKADLHAPDKFKDSMSKDAFSVWSRKQKGIISFVGSVPCYDCGECIAVCPVGALSYKDFAYTANAWELKKIHSTCSHCSAGCLISYDVRHFDTLGEESKIFRVLNDFYHNPICGAGRFAFDVSSSPKGSTNLKEAQNALKECEAVRIGGDITNEEAFLIERLRKELDFKIYNQDAYHFQQFLKVLGEIKRPSVEEIKTSNLVITIGSSIKTENPLVRYAINNALKLNKASLIAMHPIKDNALANLCRSSFCITHEVGAEEILLGMLLKMLNIESAALKSLEDSKQSIVDEAALKALEEERKKALEQAEQGCSIGENKEENKEEAVAPKENKEESKTEATAPKEENQTENKTEVKEEKIEVPTKTTYLLLEEAGINLETYEKILALLQKSNNTLLVVGEEIYSHKQAHNIAKMLRLLAQKSAIKLILIPPSANALGIASICQLSEEIFEHEKIVGIRAQGDFTINSDDRVFGKDALSKVDFILPSLNQLEGTITNVEGRVLPLKPALRFEGYDLSDIVQGFGFVEENLTECTHKLPTEAGFKAIEFDHLTNYFTNDRVNHRGYLLGTSHFENSAKECETIECEPIKPLKEKIAFNAYLKYPETQFNNATNKSENLQLKAGVYVSKAFLKKLDKEVGQNITLFKEEEELTGVLYLDESLDQEVFVISPSLLKNHSGFFREGVFDSVDLKEQA
- the nuoH gene encoding NADH-quinone oxidoreductase subunit NuoH → MSAYIIETLIKILILVAVFSALGGFATYIERKVLAYFQRRLGPCYVGPFGLLQVAADGIKLFTKEDIIPQGANKFIFTLAPIIAMVSAFVSMAPIPFFPNFTLFGYEIKPLISDINIGFLFFLAVGSAGIYAPILAGLASNNKYSLIGSARATIQLLSFEVVSTLTILAPLMVVGSLSLVEINHYQSGGFLDWLVFKQPLAFVLFLIASYAELNRTPFDLLEHEAEIVAGYCTEYSGLKWGMFFLAEYAHLFAFSFVISIVFFGGFNAWGFIPGGIAILIKAGFFVFLSMWVRATYPHVRPDQLMNMCWKIMLPLALLNIVLTGIIILI